A window of Formosa sp. Hel1_31_208 contains these coding sequences:
- a CDS encoding DUF6249 domain-containing protein yields MGSELIIIPIIFGAIFGVFYLYFSTRNKERLALIEKGADASIFMKGKQHAAPIWKVLTLNLSLLLMGIGLGTFIASIIDNYSTLDEDAIYPATIFFMAGVGLFIGFNMTKNLDKE; encoded by the coding sequence ATGGGATCAGAATTAATCATTATACCAATTATATTTGGTGCAATCTTTGGAGTATTTTATTTATATTTTTCAACGCGAAACAAAGAACGTTTAGCACTTATCGAAAAAGGTGCCGATGCAAGTATTTTTATGAAAGGTAAACAGCACGCAGCGCCAATCTGGAAAGTACTTACCCTTAACCTTTCCCTTTTATTAATGGGCATAGGGCTAGGAACTTTTATAGCATCTATTATAGATAATTACTCAACATTAGACGAAGACGCCATTTATCCTGCAACAATTTTCTTTATGGCTGGAGTGGGACTTTTTATAGGCTTTAATATGACCAAAAACCTTGATAAAGAATAA
- a CDS encoding DoxX family protein, translating into MTSAWHLYVMAVMYIIAGIMHFVKPKLYLRVMPRYLPYHKPLVFWSGIAEIALGIGLCIPDLKTISIYGIIAMLAVFLLVHFYMLSGKKASAGVPNWLLILRIPLQFGLMYWAWWYL; encoded by the coding sequence ATGACTAGTGCTTGGCACCTATATGTGATGGCTGTGATGTATATTATCGCTGGTATTATGCATTTTGTCAAACCAAAACTCTATCTGCGTGTCATGCCAAGATATTTACCATACCATAAACCCTTGGTGTTTTGGAGTGGTATAGCGGAAATAGCATTGGGTATTGGTTTATGCATACCAGATTTAAAAACCATTTCTATTTATGGTATCATTGCCATGCTCGCAGTATTCTTACTCGTACATTTTTATATGTTATCTGGTAAGAAAGCATCGGCTGGTGTGCCAAATTGGCTCCTTATACTTCGCATTCCTTTGCAGTTTGGTTTGATGTATTGGGCTTGGTGGTATTTATAA
- a CDS encoding SDR family oxidoreductase yields MKQIKNIIITGTSRGIGFELVHLFAKQGHNVLALSRNAQPVNNLHFDNIESFAFDLCEEDDYQKVEQFIQNEWKHVDILINNAGMLLNKPFAETTFKDFTKVYETNVFGVSEMTRIVLPYMKNDGHVVTISSMGGIQGSMKFPGLAAYSSSKGAVITLTELLAEEYKETGPQFNVLALGAVQTEMLKEAFPDYQAPTTALEMATYIQDFALNGNKYYNGKVLQVSNSTP; encoded by the coding sequence ATGAAGCAGATTAAGAATATAATTATAACTGGCACCAGTCGTGGAATTGGTTTTGAACTAGTTCATTTGTTTGCTAAACAAGGTCATAATGTATTAGCCTTATCAAGAAATGCACAACCCGTAAATAATCTTCATTTCGACAACATAGAATCATTTGCTTTCGATTTATGCGAGGAAGATGATTACCAAAAAGTTGAACAGTTTATTCAGAATGAATGGAAGCATGTTGATATTCTAATCAATAATGCTGGGATGTTACTTAATAAACCATTTGCAGAAACGACGTTTAAGGATTTTACAAAGGTTTATGAAACCAATGTTTTTGGTGTTTCTGAAATGACGCGTATTGTGTTGCCTTACATGAAGAACGACGGACATGTCGTAACTATAAGTTCAATGGGAGGCATTCAAGGTAGTATGAAATTCCCGGGATTAGCAGCTTACAGCTCAAGTAAAGGAGCCGTAATAACCCTTACCGAATTATTAGCCGAAGAATATAAAGAGACGGGTCCACAATTTAATGTGCTCGCTTTAGGTGCTGTTCAAACCGAAATGCTGAAAGAAGCTTTTCCAGACTATCAAGCACCAACTACCGCTTTGGAAATGGCAACCTATATTCAAGATTTTGCACTTAATGGAAATAAATATTATAATGGGAAAGTCTTACAGGTGTCTAATTCAACACCTTAA
- a CDS encoding M28 family peptidase yields MKKLFPLVVLLLILGCKSSVKTESKSITISSAEVKEVVMYLASDKNQGRNTGSDGINASATYIENQLKTFGVKPYYDTYRDNFKVGEMDAFNVVGFIEGTDTTLKNEVIVLGAHYDHIGYAKAIENDSIANGANDNAAGTSAVMAIAKYFATKKNNKRSIMIALFSAEEMGLLGSKHLAQRLKSENLNLYTMINFEMIGVPFKDRDYTAFVTGFEKSNIAQKMNEYLGSNFIGFSEIAKKYNLFRQSDNYAFYKEFKLPCHTVSSCDLSNYDYYHHADDEIDKLDYEHMASLINAVIPAIETMSNTETKEIIMYEAD; encoded by the coding sequence ATGAAAAAACTTTTTCCATTAGTTGTTTTATTACTTATTCTAGGCTGTAAGTCCTCCGTAAAAACAGAATCCAAATCAATCACTATTTCGAGTGCCGAAGTTAAAGAAGTCGTGATGTATTTGGCTTCAGACAAAAATCAAGGTCGTAACACAGGTTCGGATGGCATTAATGCATCTGCAACTTACATTGAAAATCAGTTGAAAACTTTTGGTGTAAAACCGTATTACGATACATATAGAGATAACTTTAAAGTTGGTGAAATGGACGCATTTAATGTGGTTGGTTTTATTGAAGGTACAGATACAACACTTAAGAATGAGGTTATTGTGTTAGGAGCACATTACGATCACATCGGATATGCAAAAGCTATAGAGAATGATTCAATAGCTAATGGTGCAAACGATAATGCGGCAGGAACAAGTGCTGTTATGGCAATAGCCAAGTATTTCGCAACTAAGAAAAATAATAAGCGCAGTATTATGATCGCTTTGTTTTCTGCTGAAGAAATGGGACTCTTGGGATCTAAACATTTAGCGCAACGATTGAAATCTGAAAACCTTAACCTATACACCATGATTAACTTCGAAATGATTGGTGTGCCTTTTAAAGATCGCGATTATACGGCATTTGTGACTGGTTTTGAAAAATCAAATATTGCTCAAAAAATGAATGAATATTTGGGGTCTAATTTTATTGGGTTTTCTGAAATTGCAAAAAAATACAATTTATTTAGACAGTCTGATAACTATGCGTTCTATAAAGAATTTAAGTTGCCTTGTCATACAGTTTCATCATGCGATCTTTCCAATTATGATTATTATCATCATGCTGATGATGAAATAGATAAGTTAGATTATGAGCATATGGCAAGTTTGATTAATGCCGTGATACCTGCAATAGAAACAATGAGTAACACAGAGACTAAAGAAATTATAATGTATGAAGCAGATTAA
- a CDS encoding pyruvate dehydrogenase complex dihydrolipoamide acetyltransferase, with protein sequence MAEVINMPRLSDTMEEGTVATWLKKVGDKIEEGDILAEIETDKATMEFESFNEGTLLHIGIGEGETAKVDSLLAIIGEEGEDISGLLIGGASENKVDDVNAAKESEDLEKQSEDIQDAETSNDVEIPEGVIVVTMPRLSDTMEEGTVATWLKKVGDAVEEGDILAEIETDKATMEFESFQSGTLLHVGLNEGESAKVDALLAIIGPAGTDVSAVAKNFKVGASSSKAKTEETPKQETIATPKTESKKTIATAQVSTGVVSTNNGRIFVSPLAKKMAEEKGINLSQVQGSGENGRIVKRDIENFTPVITAQSSAPVAKFVPSGQEDFDEVLNSNMRKAIAKNLAKSKFTAPHYYLNVEFDMENAMAFRAQYNSIPDTKISYNDMIVKACALALRQHPQVNSQWFDHRMQLNNHVHIGVAVAVPDGLVVPVVRFANEQSLPQIGAAVKDYAGRARNKKLTLDEMEGSTFTISNLGMFGIESFTSIINQPNSAILSVGAIVSKPVVKNGQVVPGNTMKLTMACDHRTVDGATGAQFLETLKGYIENPVTMLV encoded by the coding sequence ATGGCAGAAGTAATTAATATGCCGCGTTTGAGCGATACAATGGAAGAAGGAACTGTTGCCACTTGGTTAAAAAAAGTAGGAGACAAAATTGAAGAAGGTGATATTTTAGCTGAAATTGAAACTGATAAGGCTACAATGGAGTTTGAATCTTTCAATGAAGGAACTTTACTTCATATCGGTATCGGAGAAGGCGAAACAGCTAAAGTTGATTCGCTTTTAGCCATTATTGGTGAAGAAGGAGAAGACATCTCAGGTCTATTAATTGGTGGAGCTTCTGAAAATAAGGTTGATGATGTTAACGCAGCTAAAGAGTCAGAAGACCTTGAAAAACAATCTGAAGACATTCAAGATGCTGAGACATCTAATGACGTTGAAATACCCGAAGGAGTTATAGTAGTGACTATGCCTCGATTGAGCGATACAATGGAAGAAGGGACTGTCGCGACTTGGTTGAAAAAGGTAGGTGATGCTGTTGAAGAAGGTGATATTTTAGCAGAAATTGAAACTGATAAAGCGACTATGGAATTTGAATCGTTCCAATCGGGAACTTTATTACATGTTGGTTTAAATGAAGGTGAATCTGCTAAAGTAGACGCACTTTTAGCAATCATTGGGCCTGCAGGTACAGATGTGTCTGCTGTGGCGAAAAACTTTAAAGTTGGAGCTTCATCTTCTAAAGCAAAAACAGAAGAAACTCCAAAACAAGAAACTATAGCGACTCCAAAAACAGAGTCAAAGAAAACAATTGCTACTGCTCAAGTTAGCACAGGAGTTGTTTCTACAAATAATGGTCGAATTTTTGTGTCGCCGTTAGCAAAGAAAATGGCTGAAGAAAAAGGGATCAATTTGTCTCAAGTCCAAGGTTCTGGGGAGAATGGCCGAATTGTTAAACGCGATATAGAAAACTTTACACCAGTAATAACAGCCCAGTCTTCAGCGCCAGTAGCTAAATTTGTGCCTTCTGGTCAGGAAGATTTTGATGAAGTTCTAAACTCAAATATGCGTAAAGCGATTGCTAAAAATTTAGCAAAATCGAAATTTACAGCACCACATTATTACTTAAATGTGGAGTTTGATATGGAAAATGCAATGGCTTTTAGAGCACAGTACAATTCCATACCAGATACAAAGATCTCTTATAATGATATGATTGTGAAAGCTTGTGCTTTAGCGTTGCGTCAACATCCACAAGTGAACTCACAATGGTTTGATCATAGAATGCAACTTAATAATCATGTACACATAGGTGTTGCAGTTGCAGTCCCTGATGGCCTTGTTGTTCCTGTGGTGCGTTTTGCAAATGAGCAAAGTTTGCCACAAATTGGAGCTGCGGTAAAAGATTATGCTGGACGTGCTCGCAACAAGAAACTAACTTTAGACGAAATGGAGGGTAGTACCTTTACAATTTCTAATTTAGGAATGTTCGGCATTGAGAGTTTTACCTCAATCATAAATCAGCCAAACTCTGCAATCTTATCAGTTGGAGCTATAGTGTCTAAGCCAGTAGTTAAAAATGGACAAGTTGTTCCTGGCAATACAATGAAATTGACAATGGCCTGTGATCATAGGACTGTAGATGGTGCGACAGGAGCTCAATTTTTAGAAACGTTAAAAGGCTATATTGAGAATCCTGTAACAATGCTCGTTTAA
- the pdhA gene encoding pyruvate dehydrogenase (acetyl-transferring) E1 component subunit alpha, with protein MQKITKEVYLKWYEDMLFWRKFEDKLAAVYIQQKVRGFLHLYNGQEAVLAGALHAMDLTKDKMITAYRNHVQPIGMGVDPKRVMAELYGKATGTSQGLGGSMHIFSKEHRFYGGHGIVGGQIPLGAGIAFGDKYHGSDAVTLCCFGDGAARQGSLHETFNLAMLWNLPVVFVCENNGYAMGTSVERTANHTDIWKLGLGYEMPCGPVDGMNPVKVAEAFDEAITRARTGGGPTFLEVKTYRYRGHSMSDAQHYRTKDEVAEYKKIDPITQVKDILLEKKYATDDEIKVMDKRVKDLVKECEQFAEDSPYPDLNVMYDAVYEQEDYPFIQHKI; from the coding sequence ATGCAAAAAATAACAAAAGAAGTTTACCTAAAATGGTATGAAGACATGTTATTCTGGAGAAAGTTTGAAGACAAACTTGCTGCAGTTTACATTCAACAAAAAGTAAGAGGATTTCTTCACCTATATAATGGTCAAGAAGCGGTGTTAGCTGGAGCGCTTCATGCTATGGATTTGACGAAAGATAAAATGATTACGGCATACAGAAACCACGTTCAGCCTATTGGGATGGGTGTGGACCCTAAGCGTGTCATGGCGGAATTATATGGTAAGGCTACAGGGACCTCTCAAGGGTTAGGTGGATCAATGCATATTTTTTCAAAAGAACATCGGTTTTATGGTGGTCATGGAATCGTTGGGGGTCAAATTCCATTAGGAGCGGGTATAGCATTTGGGGATAAATACCATGGAAGTGATGCTGTGACCTTATGTTGTTTTGGAGATGGTGCTGCACGTCAAGGGTCATTGCATGAGACATTTAACTTAGCAATGCTCTGGAATTTGCCAGTTGTTTTTGTTTGTGAAAATAATGGTTATGCAATGGGAACTTCTGTTGAACGTACTGCAAACCATACGGATATATGGAAACTCGGATTAGGATATGAAATGCCTTGTGGTCCTGTTGATGGGATGAATCCAGTGAAAGTTGCCGAAGCTTTTGACGAAGCTATTACAAGAGCACGAACTGGTGGTGGGCCAACATTCTTAGAGGTTAAAACTTATCGCTATAGAGGTCATTCGATGAGTGATGCTCAGCATTATAGAACGAAAGACGAAGTGGCAGAGTACAAGAAAATAGATCCAATCACTCAGGTAAAAGATATTCTTTTAGAAAAGAAATATGCCACCGACGACGAGATTAAAGTCATGGACAAGCGCGTTAAAGATTTGGTTAAAGAATGTGAGCAATTTGCCGAAGATTCTCCTTATCCAGATTTAAATGTGATGTACGATGCCGTATACGAACAAGAAGATTATCCATTTATACAACACAAAATATAA
- the cdd gene encoding cytidine deaminase, with protein sequence MKEIRIESKLSVYDNSNELPNHIASLMENAKEARLKAYAPYSKFLVGAALLLDNGEIITGSNQENASYPSGLCAERTAIYYAGAQYPDAKIVSMAITAGAQNNINTTPIPPCGACRQTIAEYEVKQEFPIEIYFMGTSGKIVKSHSLANLLPLGFDRSFL encoded by the coding sequence ATGAAGGAGATTAGAATTGAGTCAAAGCTTAGTGTTTATGATAACTCTAATGAGTTACCAAATCATATTGCATCCTTAATGGAAAACGCCAAAGAAGCTAGATTAAAAGCTTATGCACCTTATTCAAAGTTTTTAGTAGGCGCTGCATTATTATTAGACAATGGTGAAATCATAACAGGAAGTAACCAAGAAAACGCATCTTATCCCTCTGGTTTATGTGCCGAACGAACAGCTATATACTATGCAGGAGCTCAATATCCAGATGCTAAAATTGTAAGTATGGCAATAACCGCTGGAGCTCAAAACAACATCAATACCACACCAATTCCTCCTTGTGGAGCTTGCAGACAAACAATAGCTGAATACGAAGTGAAGCAAGAGTTTCCAATAGAAATTTACTTTATGGGTACATCTGGAAAGATTGTCAAGTCTCACTCGCTCGCAAATTTATTACCGCTGGGATTCGATCGTAGTTTTCTATAA
- the porV gene encoding type IX secretion system outer membrane channel protein PorV, with the protein MKKYILALIILTVFNTLNAQETITFDNQSTVITTGVPFMLIAPDARAAGMGDMGVATSVDAYAQQWNAAKYTFSEAKSGIAVSYTPYLSRLVNDISIAYLTYFNRINERSAFGFSFKYFGLGEIEIRENEFVDPIIEKPNEFTIDASYSLRLADQFSMAVVLRYLRSDLRIQSVDANAQAAGSFGVDITGYYQSEEEAYNSFNGRTRFGFAIQNLGPKIKYDDGGRENFLPTNLRLGGGFDFIFDDYNKLSVTAEVTKLLVPTPPLFGFVDTDGDGQQTVDDPSTTDIDEGEPTIITGGQSNDVGFLSGVFQSFGDAPGGFSEELKEFTWALGAEYLYQESFAFRAGYFNESDEKGARKFFALGAGFKYTTINIDLSYLFSASKVQSPLENTLRFSLTFNFGDGEYDEY; encoded by the coding sequence TAATAACAACTGGTGTGCCCTTTATGTTGATTGCGCCCGACGCGCGAGCTGCAGGTATGGGAGATATGGGAGTTGCGACTTCTGTAGATGCATATGCACAACAATGGAACGCTGCGAAGTATACATTTTCTGAAGCAAAATCAGGAATAGCAGTGAGTTATACGCCTTATTTGAGTAGATTAGTAAATGATATTTCTATTGCTTATTTGACCTATTTTAATAGAATCAATGAGCGAAGTGCCTTTGGTTTTAGTTTTAAATATTTTGGCCTTGGAGAAATTGAAATTCGTGAAAATGAATTTGTAGACCCTATCATAGAAAAACCTAATGAATTTACAATAGATGCGTCGTATTCTTTACGATTGGCAGATCAGTTTTCAATGGCAGTAGTATTGCGCTATTTACGCTCGGATTTACGAATCCAGTCTGTTGATGCTAATGCTCAAGCTGCTGGATCTTTTGGTGTTGACATTACTGGATATTATCAGAGTGAAGAAGAAGCATACAATAGTTTTAACGGTAGAACACGCTTTGGATTCGCCATTCAAAACTTAGGACCTAAAATTAAATATGATGATGGTGGTAGAGAGAACTTCTTACCAACAAATTTGCGTTTAGGTGGAGGGTTTGATTTCATCTTTGATGATTACAACAAATTATCAGTTACGGCTGAAGTGACAAAACTTTTAGTGCCTACACCTCCCTTATTTGGATTTGTAGATACAGATGGTGACGGTCAGCAAACAGTAGACGATCCATCCACAACAGATATTGATGAAGGAGAACCTACGATTATTACGGGAGGTCAATCTAATGATGTAGGGTTCTTATCAGGCGTTTTTCAATCTTTTGGTGATGCGCCAGGAGGATTTAGTGAAGAATTAAAAGAGTTTACTTGGGCTTTAGGTGCTGAGTATTTATACCAAGAGTCTTTTGCATTTAGAGCTGGTTATTTTAATGAAAGTGATGAAAAAGGAGCACGAAAGTTTTTTGCTTTAGGTGCAGGATTTAAATACACGACAATAAATATCGACTTATCATATTTATTCTCGGCTTCAAAGGTGCAAAGCCCGTTAGAAAATACACTTCGTTTCTCTCTAACCTTTAACTTTGGAGATGGCGAATATGACGAATATTAG